One Tolypothrix bouteillei VB521301 DNA window includes the following coding sequences:
- a CDS encoding PP2C family protein-serine/threonine phosphatase → MFKILIIDDDPIVRMVLKKALYNQGYDVTVASSGKEGIVLAQQELPALIICDWIMSGLDGLEVCRQIKANPELTTTFFILLTAKGASPGEESDRVQGLDAGADEFVSKPIEMNELKARVRAGLRIHQLYQDLHNQKKALEILNQNLHTQKQILETELAQAADYVRSLLPSPLVGKVSIESLFLPSVQLGGDCFDYYWIDDENLAIYLLDVSGHGVGSALLSVSVLNVIRSSIYTPTLKSVTLCSESAFHLSTSQSLPKTNLFQPSQVLSTLNQAFQMSNHSEKYFTIWYGVYNRSQRQLVYANAGHPPAILLSGTDIQVRKLDAFGFPIGFLSDADYEDITIEIPKNSTLYLFSDGAYEILQANEKIWGLNAFIDVLMNCTQTNTHHLKQILAEIMSVNTKSTLDDDLSLLKVNF, encoded by the coding sequence ATGTTTAAAATACTCATAATAGATGATGACCCTATTGTACGGATGGTGCTGAAAAAAGCACTCTACAATCAAGGTTATGATGTGACTGTAGCTAGCAGTGGAAAGGAAGGCATTGTACTAGCACAACAAGAACTTCCCGCATTGATTATTTGTGATTGGATAATGTCAGGACTGGATGGATTGGAAGTTTGTCGTCAAATTAAAGCAAATCCAGAACTGACAACAACTTTTTTTATTCTATTGACTGCAAAGGGAGCTTCTCCGGGCGAAGAGAGCGATCGAGTGCAGGGACTGGATGCTGGTGCAGACGAGTTTGTGTCTAAACCCATTGAGATGAATGAATTAAAAGCACGGGTACGCGCAGGACTGAGGATACACCAACTCTATCAAGATTTACACAACCAAAAGAAAGCTTTAGAGATACTCAATCAAAATTTGCATACCCAAAAGCAAATTTTAGAAACAGAGCTGGCGCAAGCGGCTGATTATGTGCGATCGCTTCTTCCTTCCCCTCTTGTTGGTAAAGTTTCTATAGAATCGCTGTTTCTGCCTTCAGTACAGCTAGGTGGTGATTGCTTTGACTATTATTGGATTGACGATGAGAACCTTGCCATTTATTTACTGGACGTGTCGGGACATGGTGTAGGTTCAGCCCTGTTATCTGTGTCAGTGCTCAATGTCATACGTTCTTCCATATATACTCCAACACTAAAATCAGTTACCTTGTGTAGTGAATCTGCTTTTCATTTAAGCACATCACAGTCCCTACCAAAAACGAATTTGTTTCAACCCAGTCAAGTTCTGAGTACACTCAATCAAGCTTTTCAAATGAGCAACCACAGTGAGAAGTACTTTACAATTTGGTACGGAGTATACAACCGCTCTCAACGTCAACTTGTTTATGCGAATGCAGGACATCCACCTGCAATATTGTTATCTGGAACAGACATTCAGGTGAGAAAGCTAGATGCTTTTGGATTCCCCATAGGTTTTTTATCAGATGCAGACTATGAAGATATCACTATAGAAATTCCGAAAAATAGTACTTTATATTTATTTAGTGATGGTGCCTATGAAATTCTACAAGCAAACGAAAAAATTTGGGGTTTAAATGCTTTCATTGATGTCTTAATGAACTGTACTCAAACAAACACTCACCATCTCAAGCAAATCTTGGCAGAAATTATGTCTGTCAATACCAAGTCAACCTTGGAT